In the genome of Streptomyces sp. Tu 3180, the window GCAGCTGCACCGCCGCTCCCTGGCCGCGTTCGGCTACGGCCCCAAGACCCTGGCCCGCATCCTCCGCCTGCGCCGCGCCCTGGCCCTGGTCCGCTCCGGCACCCCCTTCGCGGAGACCGCCACCCGGACCGGCTACGCCGACCAGGCCCACCTGTCCCGCGAGGTACGGGACTTGACGGGCCTGCCCCTGGGCGAGCTGCTGGCCGCTCACGTCCAGGGGCGCTCCGCCGCGTCCGGTGGTGCTCCGCCGCGTCCCGCGGTCGTCCCCCGACGCCCGTCGGCCGGGACTGGTGAACCGCGGCCGTGGTCCGCCTGAGGACTCCCGGCTCAGGCCACCAGCCGCGCGAACAGGTCGACCCCGTTGCCGTCCGGGTCGTGCACGACGGCGTACCGCTGCCCCCAGACGGCGTTCCAGGGCTTGAGCTCGCCGTGGTACCCGGCACCGGTCAGCTCCTCGTACAGCGCGTCCACCTCCTCGGGCGTGTCGCACAGCAGGGCGAGCGAGTGCCGTCCGCCGCCGGCCGGCGGCCGCCACGCGGAGTGGAAGGAGCGGACGGTCTCCTCGGTGTCGAGCAGCAGCCGGATCCCGCCGGGCAGCCCGGCCTCGGCGTGCGGCTGGTCCTCGGAGCCCTCGGGGAAGGCGAAACCGAGCCGGCGGTAGAAGGTCACGGAGGCGGCCATGTCGGAGACGACGAGGCCGATGGCGTCGAATCGTGCGGTCATGGGGGCCACCGTAGGCGGGGCGTGCGGGCCGGTCTTGAAGAAAACGGACACCGGGCGGGAGGCCGCCCGGTGTCCGTGGCTCAGAAGCCCCTCAAGTCGCTTGATCGGACAGATCACGGCGTCGACCATGACCCCCATGTTCGGACGGAGCAGACAACCGGAACTCAACGTCCTCGTCCTGCGCGACGCGGACGTCATCGCCGACGGGATCCGCCGGGCGCTCGCCGAGGCGACGCCCGAGCAGCGGCCCGGACTGGA includes:
- a CDS encoding VOC family protein — protein: MTARFDAIGLVVSDMAASVTFYRRLGFAFPEGSEDQPHAEAGLPGGIRLLLDTEETVRSFHSAWRPPAGGGRHSLALLCDTPEEVDALYEELTGAGYHGELKPWNAVWGQRYAVVHDPDGNGVDLFARLVA